The DNA window GCCGCCGTCAGGTTGCCCATCGCCTGCGTGAGGATGCGAGGCCGGGAGTTGTCCACGGGGAAGAAGCGCCCCGCCTCACCGCCTTCCGCGCCCCCCGGACACGCACCGGAGACAGGACCGATGCCCGTGGTGGTGACGGCCACATGGACGTCCACCTGCTTGGCGAGCGCCGTGTCCACGAACGAGGGAACGGCGGCCACCAGCCGGGGATGCTCCTCCACCATGGACGCCGTGTTGTCGACGACGAAGAGGACGTCCACCTTGCTCACGTCCTGCTGCGTGAAGGTGTCCGTCTTCTCCATCCGCTTGGAGGACTCGCCGATGAGCGGCACCAGCAGCGGCGCGGCCAGCTCGCTCGAGTTCACGAACAGCGGCGACAGGTTCATCCCGTACACCTGCGCGGCGTACTCCACGTCCACCGTGAAGGCCTCGCCCGGCTGGAGCGTGAAGGGCTGGGGCGCGGGCACGCCGCTCACCGTGAACTCACCGTCCGTGGTGCCCGGGCCCACCCACACCCTGGAGACGGACACGGGCCTGGAGCACGCGTTGAGGTAGTTCACCTCGCGGGGCTCGGGCGGACAGTCGCGCCGCGCCACGCCCCAGTCCACATACCAGGGCGACGCCATCAGACAGGACATCTCGGATTGCGCCACCAGCGGCACCAACAGGAGCGGATTGGCCGGGTTCATCTGCTCCACCTGGGCCTCTCCCGTGAAGGAGCCGCCGAGAATCGGCGCGTTGAAGGCCACCTGGAAGCTGAACCAATCGCCCGGATAGAGGGTGACGCCGAAGAGGCCGCCACCCGGCAGGCTGAACACCCCGCCGCCGTTGTCGCGGAGCTGGACGTTCTTCACCGGGCAGATGTCCCGCCCCTTGTTCTCCAGCTTCACGCCCAACACCGCCCCCCGGCCCGGAATCACCGTGCCGAAGTCCACCACCGCGGGGGTGATGGCCAGCTCACAGGGCGCATGCGCCAGCGCCTCGCCCCGGAAGGTGAGGTCCACCGTGCCCGTGGCATAGGCGTTGGTGCTCATCACCAACACCCCCGTCGCCCGGCCCGCGCGCGTGGGCTCGTAATAGACCGGGATGTTGACCTCCTGCCCCGGCTGCAACGTGTACGGCGTGGCCAGCGGCGCGTGGTTGAACTGGAGCGGCCCCGTCGGGTCCGTCCGCCACTCCAACGACTGGATGGTGAGCGTGCCCGCATTGGTGGCGCCGCAGTTCTTCACGTTGACCATGACGCGCGACTTGGAGCCCAGCGGCTGCAGGCCGAAGTCATGCGCCACCGGCGACACACACAGCTCCGCCGCGCCACCGAAGCCGCGCAACATCACGTCCGTGGTGGGGTGACGCCTGCTCGCCACGTGGTAGCGGGCCAGGTCCTCCGCGGGCCCCATGTGCCCCGGGCTGTAGCGGAACTGCACGCCGCGCACCTCGCCTGGCTGAAGCACCAGGGGGAAGCTCACGTTCGGCTGGGCCTGGGAGAAGGACGCGTCCGTGCCATCCAACGTCAGCCCCGTCACCGTCACCGGCTCCGTGCTGACGTTGCGGATGCGAGACTCACGGATGTCATCCCGGTCCACGGGGACCGCCGCGAAGTCCACCACGGGAGGCTCGGCCACCACCGCCTGCTCCAGCGACTCGGCCGACAACTTCACGGACATGTCCGCGCAGCCACGGCACGGCGACACCGCCAGCGCCACCTGCTTGCGCCCCACCCTCGTCGGTCGGAACGTCAGCGCCAGCTCCGCGCGGCTTCTCGGCGCCACCGACATGGGTGACACCTCGAACTCGTCGCGGTCCGCGCCCAGCATGCGAGGCATCACCTCCACGGGCAGCTCCGTGGGGTTGTCCAACGTCAACGTGAGCGTCTTCGTGGAGTCCGCCTCGATGCGCCCGAAGTCCAGTGCACCCGGTGACACCCGCGCCCACGCGGCCACGCCCTTCCCCGACAGGGGAACGCGCAGGAGGGGCTCGATCTGCGCGTCCGAGCGCACCACCAGCACCGCGTCCTGACCGCCTTCGAAGGTCGGTGTGTAGCGCACGCGAAGCGAGCGGGCACTGCCAGGTACCAGACTGTGCGGCCCTTCGTCCGTGAAGGTCGCCAGGTAGGCCCCTTCCGGGCCCTCCACCCAGACTTCGCTCACGTTGATGCGCGCGCGCCCCACATTGCGCAGCGAAATCTCCGTCTCGCGCGCGTCGTGGAGGGCGACTCTCTGGAAGTCCATCCCCCCGGGAGTCGCCGTCAGCCGCCCGTCCGCCAGCGTCGAGCGCTCACGGTCCGCACAGCCGACCACCAGCCCGAACACCGCGAAGGCCCACAAGCTCCTGCGCCACGTCATGGCCCCCACCCCTTCCCCGCTCCCGTCGACCGACTCCGCTCCGTTGCCTCACATGAGGACCTGGAGCGGCTCGGGGGGTGAAACTAGGCACCCACCCTTGGGCGAGCAACCACCCACGGGGACGAATCCGGGTGTCAGGGAGCGGCGCGGATATCCCCTTCAAATCTTGGGGATGCGCAGCGTCTTGCTGATCATCGCGCTGCCGCTGGCCGCGTACAGCAGCACCAGCGGATGCAACACCAGCGGCCCCAACTCCCAGGCCCCTCCCCACATCGACTCGCCAATCCGGCCCTGCCACGTCGCCACCGCCAACACCAGCACCAGACCCAGGCTGGTGGGGATGGGCGTGCCCTCGAAGTACTTCACCTTCCCCGACCCGTCCGACAGCTCCGCGGACGTGACGTTGAAGCGCGCCAGCCGGCTGATGCCGCAGGCGACGAAGTACAGGAGCACCGCCACGTCCAGCGCCCCACGCATCCCCACCGCGAAGGCCAGCGCCGCCGGCGCCATGCCAAAGGAGATGACGTCCGCCAGTGAGTCCAGGTCCGCCCCCAGGGGCGACTTCTTGAACCGCCAGCGGGCGATGCGCCCATCCAGGAAGTCCATCACCAACGCCAACGGCATCAACGCGAACGCCACCCACAGCCACGTCTCCCGGCCGGTGGCCAGGTACTGCATCGCGGAGAGGATGGCCCCCGTCCCCGCGAAGCCGTTGCCCAGCGTCACGAAGTCGGCGAGCACGAAGGTGCGAATCATCGAGAAGTGGCGGCGTGGGCGACGGGCACGCGGCTGCTCGGTCGTCATATCCGCGCTCTCCTAGCACACTGACCCCACTCCCCCCGACCCCCACCCCGTTGATTCATGCCGCAGTGCGTCTGACTTTAGGCTCCCGGCAAAAGTCAATCTTCAGAAAACTTTTGACGGGTGGATCAGCCCCTTCCTACGCTCGTCAGTTGCCATGAAAACTTTTCGAGCAGTGTTCTCCCCGCGCGGGGCGCCCTTGAAGTCCGGGCGTACTCGATGGCACCTCCCCCTCCTCGCCGGGCTGAGCCTGGCCTTCGCCACCGCCTGCGGTGAGGATGATGACGGCGGCCCGAAGCTGCCACCCGAAGAGCCGCCCAAGTACGAAGCGACCATCCGCCGGACGTCGCACGGCATCCCCCACATCACCGCCAAGAACATGGCCAGCCTGTCCTACGGACAGGGCTATGCGTTCGCGAAGGACCACGTCTGTATCCTGTCGGACCAGATCATCAAGGTCCGCGGTGAGCGCGCGCGCTACATGGGCCAGGGCCCCGGCAACACCTTTGTGGGCAGCGACTTCGGCTACCGCGTCCTCCAGCTCCACGAGAAGGCCGAGGCCGCCTTCCCCAAGCTCCCCGCCGACATCCAGGAGATGTTCCAGGGCTACGTCGCGGGCTTCAACCGCTATGTGACGGAGACGCCGCCGGAGAACCTCCCGAAGCCCTGCACCAACGCGCCCTGGGTCAAGCCCATCACCGCCGTGGACCTGTTCGCCTACGACATCAGCGTGGGCCTTGCGGGCAGCAGCTACCAGCTCATCCTCGCCATCGCCGCGGCCACGCCGCCCATCACCGGCGCGAGCACCGAGGGCCGCCCGCCGATGGACAGCTTCAAGGTGGAGCGTCCGGAGCACCACAGCGTGGGTAGCAACGGCTGGGCCATTGGCGCGGACCGTGCCGCCAACAAGCGCGGCATGGTGGTGGCCAACCCGCACTTCCCCTGGGAGGGCGAGCTGAAGCTCTGGGAGAGCCACCTCACCGTCCCCGGCGAGCTCAACGTCTATGGCGTGGGCCTGCTGGGCGTGCCCGCGGTGCTCATCGGCTTCAACGACCACGTGGCCTGGACGCACACCTTCTCGTCCGGTCAGCGCATGACGCTCTACGGGCTGCAGCTCGTGCCGGGCAAGCCCACCCGCTACAAGTACGGCAGCGGGGAGCGAGACATGGTCGCCCGCGACATCACCGTCCTGGTGAAGCTGCCGGAAGGTTCGGTGACGAGCATCACCCAGCGGTTCTACAGCAGCCACTACGGCCCGGTCATCGCCATCCCCGGCGTGGCGCCGTGGACCGCGCAGTCGGTGCTCTCCGTCCGCGACGCCAACCTGGACAACACGCAGCTCGTCTCCCAGTTCGTGGGGATGAACCGGGCCAAGAGCCTGGCGGAGTTCCAGAGCGTGTATGAGAAGGTGCAGGGCATCCCCTGGGTCAACACCATGGCCGCGGACCGGGATGGCAACGTCTGGTACGCCGACGCCACGCCCACGCCCAACCTCAGCGAGCAGGCCATCGCCATGTGGCGCGCGGCCTCCAACATGCCGGGCACGCCGACCTTCAACATCTGGCGCGAGATGGGCCTGGTGCTGCTCGACGGAAGCAACCCGGAGAACGAGTGGCGTGACGTCGCCAACGCGCGCGGCCCCGGCCTGGTGCCCTACAGCGGCATTCCCAAGCTTTCCCGCCGCGACTTCGTCTTCAACGCCAACGACAGCTACTGGCTGGCCAACCCCGCGCAGCCGCTCACCGGCTACTCCCCCATGCACGGCCTGGAGGGCGTGGGCCAGTCGCCGCGCACGCGCATGAACGCCGTGCTGCTCACGGAGAAGAATGGCGCGTCCGGCGCCGACAACCTGTTCACCGTGGCGGAGCTGGAGAACGCCATCCTGGGCAACCGCGGCATGACGGCGGAGCTCTTGAGGGACCAGGTCGTGGCGCGCTGCACGGGCGTGCCGACGGTGCAGGTCAACACCACCGTCATCAACATCAGCCAGGGCTGCGCGGCGCTGGCCGCGTGGGACGGGCGCTACGACGCGACCAGCAAGGGCGCGGCCCTGTGGCGTGAGTTCAGCGGCTCCTTCAGCATGGGTGAGCTGTCCACGGGCGTCTCCGGCGCGGGCACCAGCTCGCTGTACGCGGAGCTCTTCGACGCGACCAAGCCCATCGAGACGCCTCGCACGCTGAAGGCCGCGCCGACGGACGGCAGCGCGGACTCCGTGCTCGTCGCCCTGGCCAACGCGGTGTACCGGCTGGGCCTGGCGCGGATTCCGGTGGATGCCCCGCTGGGCCAGTCGCAGTACAGCACCCGCGTGGACGGCAAGCGCATCCCCATCCACGGTGGTGGCGCCTACGACGGCACGGCCAACATCGTCTCCTGGGGCACGCTCAAGTCCACCACGCCTGACTCCGACTTCAGCGCGGTGCGCGGCACGAACCTCATCAACAGCCGCACCAACCTGACCGACACCGGCTACGTCATCAACAACGGCAGCAGCTTCATCATGGCCATGGAGTTCACCGAGAAGAGCGTCAGCGGGCGCGCGGTGCTCACCTACAGCCAGTCCAGCGACAAGGCCTCGCCGTACTTCGCGGACCAGACGGAGCTGTTCTCCAACAAGCAGTGGCGCCCCATCGTCTTCACCGAGGAGGCCATCACCGCCGCCAAGGTCGACGAGGTGACCATCTCCGGCAACTGATGTCCCGCGGCCCTTCCTCGCGAAGGGATGCGCGTTGAAGTCCAGGCCCCCGCCCACCCGGCGGGGGCCTTTTTGTTGCCGTCCACCACGCGACACCCGCCTGCGCGAAAAGAACCGCGCGCGGACACTCCGGGAGACGCGGAGGCGGTCCATTGTCCGCCGGGTGATGCCCGCCCCGGCAGGCCGCTTCCGCGAAGGCGAGATGATCCCAGGATGGGCAGGCAGACCGCCCGGCACCGCCCAGCCTCACGCGGTGAAACGGCCCCGGGAGCACCGGTACTGCGAAGGAGCGGCAGCTCGCCATGGCGACAACCGTCTACAAGACAGCCCTCATCGACCGCGTCTTCTTCCTGCGCTGGGAGTCGCCTCCCAATCGAGAAGATATCCAAGCCGTCTTCGAGGAGATGCGGGAGACCCACGAGCGGCTCAAGCCGCCCCTGGTGCTGGTGGCGAGCCTGTCCTCGAGGTCCGCCGTCCCCAACTCCGAGCAGCGCAACAACCTCTCCGCCTTCCAGTCCGACGCGCGGCCGCTCTTCACGGAGATCCACGCCATCGTCGAGGGCAACGACCTCCAGTACAACCTCCAGCGCGTCATCATCGCGGGCATCAACATCATCACGCGCACCCATGAGGAGACGCTCCAGCGCGTCCACCAGCGCGCCGAGCAGGTGGCGCCGCTGCTGACCCACAGCCTGGGCGTGGATGGGCCGAAGGTCATCGAGGAGGCGCGCAAGCGCGGCGTCGTGTGACG is part of the Myxococcus landrumus genome and encodes:
- a CDS encoding choice-of-anchor D domain-containing protein, coding for MTWRRSLWAFAVFGLVVGCADRERSTLADGRLTATPGGMDFQRVALHDARETEISLRNVGRARINVSEVWVEGPEGAYLATFTDEGPHSLVPGSARSLRVRYTPTFEGGQDAVLVVRSDAQIEPLLRVPLSGKGVAAWARVSPGALDFGRIEADSTKTLTLTLDNPTELPVEVMPRMLGADRDEFEVSPMSVAPRSRAELALTFRPTRVGRKQVALAVSPCRGCADMSVKLSAESLEQAVVAEPPVVDFAAVPVDRDDIRESRIRNVSTEPVTVTGLTLDGTDASFSQAQPNVSFPLVLQPGEVRGVQFRYSPGHMGPAEDLARYHVASRRHPTTDVMLRGFGGAAELCVSPVAHDFGLQPLGSKSRVMVNVKNCGATNAGTLTIQSLEWRTDPTGPLQFNHAPLATPYTLQPGQEVNIPVYYEPTRAGRATGVLVMSTNAYATGTVDLTFRGEALAHAPCELAITPAVVDFGTVIPGRGAVLGVKLENKGRDICPVKNVQLRDNGGGVFSLPGGGLFGVTLYPGDWFSFQVAFNAPILGGSFTGEAQVEQMNPANPLLLVPLVAQSEMSCLMASPWYVDWGVARRDCPPEPREVNYLNACSRPVSVSRVWVGPGTTDGEFTVSGVPAPQPFTLQPGEAFTVDVEYAAQVYGMNLSPLFVNSSELAAPLLVPLIGESSKRMEKTDTFTQQDVSKVDVLFVVDNTASMVEEHPRLVAAVPSFVDTALAKQVDVHVAVTTTGIGPVSGACPGGAEGGEAGRFFPVDNSRPRILTQAMGNLTAALQQNVQVGQCAHVEQGFEAMRRALSPPLVNNADDPRTAMPRDGNLKFLRDSAALVVVFIGDEDDHSPDAVDTYVQWAQQLKGQNQPQRATFYAIAPTAAACATAGGAGTRYAEATVRTGGEVMNVCAANYGPLLTAVANKAFSAQDRFPLSDAPEPGTVTVTVNGQPAVGWRYDAPTNTVIFTNVPAPGAKVAITYRRSCAAQ
- the pssA gene encoding CDP-diacylglycerol--serine O-phosphatidyltransferase → MTTEQPRARRPRRHFSMIRTFVLADFVTLGNGFAGTGAILSAMQYLATGRETWLWVAFALMPLALVMDFLDGRIARWRFKKSPLGADLDSLADVISFGMAPAALAFAVGMRGALDVAVLLYFVACGISRLARFNVTSAELSDGSGKVKYFEGTPIPTSLGLVLVLAVATWQGRIGESMWGGAWELGPLVLHPLVLLYAASGSAMISKTLRIPKI
- a CDS encoding penicillin acylase family protein, encoding MKSGRTRWHLPLLAGLSLAFATACGEDDDGGPKLPPEEPPKYEATIRRTSHGIPHITAKNMASLSYGQGYAFAKDHVCILSDQIIKVRGERARYMGQGPGNTFVGSDFGYRVLQLHEKAEAAFPKLPADIQEMFQGYVAGFNRYVTETPPENLPKPCTNAPWVKPITAVDLFAYDISVGLAGSSYQLILAIAAATPPITGASTEGRPPMDSFKVERPEHHSVGSNGWAIGADRAANKRGMVVANPHFPWEGELKLWESHLTVPGELNVYGVGLLGVPAVLIGFNDHVAWTHTFSSGQRMTLYGLQLVPGKPTRYKYGSGERDMVARDITVLVKLPEGSVTSITQRFYSSHYGPVIAIPGVAPWTAQSVLSVRDANLDNTQLVSQFVGMNRAKSLAEFQSVYEKVQGIPWVNTMAADRDGNVWYADATPTPNLSEQAIAMWRAASNMPGTPTFNIWREMGLVLLDGSNPENEWRDVANARGPGLVPYSGIPKLSRRDFVFNANDSYWLANPAQPLTGYSPMHGLEGVGQSPRTRMNAVLLTEKNGASGADNLFTVAELENAILGNRGMTAELLRDQVVARCTGVPTVQVNTTVINISQGCAALAAWDGRYDATSKGAALWREFSGSFSMGELSTGVSGAGTSSLYAELFDATKPIETPRTLKAAPTDGSADSVLVALANAVYRLGLARIPVDAPLGQSQYSTRVDGKRIPIHGGGAYDGTANIVSWGTLKSTTPDSDFSAVRGTNLINSRTNLTDTGYVINNGSSFIMAMEFTEKSVSGRAVLTYSQSSDKASPYFADQTELFSNKQWRPIVFTEEAITAAKVDEVTISGN
- a CDS encoding DofA protein; protein product: MATTVYKTALIDRVFFLRWESPPNREDIQAVFEEMRETHERLKPPLVLVASLSSRSAVPNSEQRNNLSAFQSDARPLFTEIHAIVEGNDLQYNLQRVIIAGINIITRTHEETLQRVHQRAEQVAPLLTHSLGVDGPKVIEEARKRGVV